The Colletotrichum higginsianum IMI 349063 chromosome 2, whole genome shotgun sequence genome has a segment encoding these proteins:
- a CDS encoding Cytochrome P450, producing the protein MSILECFKPVGKRKAKNGKRPLLPPGPPTRPLFGNLLQFKDSKGDPFHKQLLSLRDYGDMTTLHLGSKTLVFLNSNRVVSEIIAKRGSRTNERSPMPISNTLVDYGRKSLLLPQDQWAEPRRVMHSLLSGTALRQYGTWQELESTQMMAEYVIRPGAWYRHHYRYANSVIHRIALGERLVKTPEELVEMQNAVTFFVGSIGSSVIDWFPELDKLPRFLQFWRPHWEALGQWNLDLYSRWYNPIKNKVENGTAPPSFVRDVLLHPDTKFKGDDIDAMYVAMQLIEAGSDTTREALNIMTMAALEHPDVFQRAREEVDKVCGVDEEARLPTLADMDDLRYICAMAKEILRWRPIFPITPDHTASQDIEFEGYYFPAGTGFTVNGPAVSRDCDEPEEFKPERWLDGHETDIAHGLWAFGGGRRICVGYRLAQRSMFLNIARLVQCVDYRANGPYNSFVLNLEATDEPFPVKVMMRSAVYEALILREAEAAGVLEEARLFKD; encoded by the exons ATGTCCATCCTCGAATGCTTCAAGCCAGTGGGCAAGAGGAAGGCAAAGAATGGGAAACGaccccttctccctcccgGTCCGCCAACGCGCCCCTTGTTCGGCAATCTCCTCCAATTCAAAGATAGCAAGGGCGATCCGTTTCACAAACAA CTACTCTCTCTACGAGACTATGGCGACATGACGACCCTCCACCTCGGCTCCAAGACTCTGGTCTTCCTCAACAGCAACCGTGTCGTGTCCGAAATCATCGCCAAAAGAGGCAGCCGAACCAACGAGCGCTCCCCGATGCCCATTTCCAACACCCTCGTCGACTATGGCCGCAAGTCGCTCCTCCTGCCCCAAGACCAATGGGCAGAGCCTCGGCGTGTGATGCACAGCCTGCTTAGCGGCACGGCGCTCCGCCAATACGGCACCTGGCAGGAGCTTGAGAGCACGCAGATGATGGCCGAGTACGTCATCAGGCCGGGCGCGTGGTACAGGCATCACTACCGGTACGCCAACTCGGTGATCCACCGCATCGCCCTGGGCGAGCGGCTGGTGAAGACGCCCGAGGAGCTCGTGGAGATGCAGAATGCTGTGACCTTTTTCGTTGGGAGCATCGGCAGCAGCGTCATTGACTGGTTCCCGGAGCTGGACAAGCTGCCGCGGTTCCTGCAGTTCTGGAGGCCTCACTGGGAGGCGTTGGGCCAGTGGAACCTTGACCTGTACAGCAGATGGTACAACCCTATCAAGAACAAGGTCGAGAACGGCACGGCCCCTCCGTCGTTCGTCCGCGACGTGTTGCTGCACCCTGACACGAAGTTcaagggcgacgacatcGATGCGATGTACGTCGCCATGCAGCTCATCGAGGCCGGGAGCGACACGACGAGGGAGGCGTTGAACATCATGACCATGGCAGCGCTGGAGCACCCCGACGTGTTCCAAAGAGCCCGGGAAGAGGTGGACAAAGTCTGTGGTGTCGACGAAGAGGCGAGATTACCGACTCTGGCTGATATGGACGACTTGAGGTACATCTGTGCCATGGCCAAGGAGATCTTGCGCTGGCGGCCCATCTTCCCCATCACCCCCGATCACACGGCTTCGCAGGATATCGAGTTTGAGGGATACTATTTCCCGGCCGGCACCGGCTTCACCGTCAACGGACCGGCTGTGAGCCGTGACTGTGACGAACCCGAGGAGTTCAAGCCTGAGCGGTGGCTGGACGGGCACGAGACGGATATCGCGCACGGCTTGTGGGCTTTTGGCGGTGGCCGTCGGATTTGCGTGGGTTACCGCCTGGCCCAGCGCAGCATGTTTCTCAACATTGCCAGACTGGTCCAGTGTGTTGACTATAGAGCC AATGGCCCCTACAACAGTTTTGTCTTGAACTTGGAGGCGACGGACGAGCCGTTCCCTGTCAAAGTCATGATGCGCAGTGCCGTTTATGAAGCGCTCATACTGCGTGAGGCAGAGGCAGCTGGGGTTCTGGAGGAAGCGAGATTGTTTAAAGATTGA
- a CDS encoding Protein-S-isoprenylcysteine O-methyltransferase, producing the protein MNLPQTSLSLAILASSAGTYIALRNPNPGPPKKSGDDSERPPPEHADSIRWMNLTHRHTPKVILLPLALLSLHLAALAFFHPDIPPAVLRHGAENGLSPSLTTWSPSTLLPLAALFLAGVPLRLGPYRSLGSDFTFDLAKPDRLKTTGIYALVQHPSYTGVVVLVLSNVALLARLDGVLSCWVPPALHRALAAVDWVLGPAACLVFLFGVWTRVREEERMLRSEFGEKWERWHASTARFIPYVF; encoded by the coding sequence ATGAACCTACCACAGAcgtccctctccctcgcgatcctggcctcgtcggccgggACCTACATCGCCCTCCGCAACCCCAACCCGGGCCCGCCGAAGAAATCCGGCGACGACTCGGAGCGCCCGCCCCCGGAGCACGCAGACTCGATCCGCTGGATGAACCTCACCCACAGGCACACCCCAAAGGTCATCCTCCTgcccctcgccctcctgTCCCTCCAcctcgcggccctcgccttcttccacCCGGACATCCcccccgccgtcctccgccacggcgccgagaacggcCTGAGCCCCTCCCTGACGACCtggtcgccctcgacgctgctgccgctcgccgccctcttcctcgccggcgtcccgcTGCGCCTCGGACCCTACCGCTCGCTCGGCAGCGACTTCAccttcgacctcgccaagcCGGACCGCCTCAAGACCACGGGCATCTACGCCCTTGTCCAGCACCCGAGCTACACGGGCGTCGTGGTCCTCGTGCTCTCCAACGTCGCCCTGCTCGCGCGGCTCGACGGCGTGCTGAGCTGCTGGGTCCCGCCCGCGCTGCACCgcgccctggccgccgtcgattGGGTCCTGGGGCCCGCGGCCTGCCTGGTGTTCCTGTTCGGCGTGTGGACCAGGGtccgggaggaggagcgcatGCTGCGGTCCGAGTTCGGGGAGAAGTGGGAGCGCTGGCATgcctcgacggcgcgttTCATCCCGTATGTATTCTGA
- a CDS encoding fungal specific transcription factor domain-containing protein: MTTLLRNLTIDTLAAALRGTILNPGLTASVAAAVTWLLEPGTFGSRGLHASLFQLGLAAWVLTAAGLVLRLHEQLNMWTANNWTRDSTWDWDKEIVLITGASSGIGATMAQQLIARNPRTKVVVVDYVPLTWQPTPRSDVRYFKCDLSDQTAIRVLCDRVRREVGNPTVLVNNAGLSRGFTVLDGTYADVELTINTNLVAPFLLVKEFLPHMVESNHGHIIHVGSMSSMMPPARIADYAATKAGLIALHEALQLELKYIHQAPKTGQSAFLFPLLEPETVARRLVDTLYSGLGKTIYLPGIMRYMAMLRGGPEWLLKISREQTQKIKVDYVGYQKEYNIPLGKIVLHVSRRDLKRNKWERKLSGLFSDEKHKHTHTPRRWRDSKGSTETSRAGKVSYSQFACIGSGFAAIGLGAQLKRWYGIENVQFFERHHRLGGTWFINRYPGCACDVPSVLYSFSFEPNPNWTRVLPTYFELWSYLNRVAHKYDLVRKMAFDALVERCEWIEERARWRMTIRHLKSGAIYFHECQFLFAGTGALVTPREIDVPGADTFKGVISHTGRWKPEINVEGKRVVLFGNGCTAAQVVPSILHKTQSLTQIVRSKHWIFPPIDAKIPDWVRLGLNRIPGMTTLQRFIVFVAAEYSLLGFPLTEAGKRFRAQQQKITEGYMRATAPTKYHDLLIPDFEVGCKRRIFDSGYLKSLHADNMTLTNEKPLEIVPEGVRTEKRLIEADVIILANGYHTNEFAAGVEVVGRGGETMQSHWESFGGPEAYNCSALSGFPNFILLLGPNAATGHTSSIMALENSINYALRVLKPALEGRASTVDLKREAEQAYSDTIQAALQNTVWNSGCQSWYLIESGKGSKTWNAMSYPYSQAYFWYRCLFPVWSDWDYGGPATMASSIRKRWSDVWFLVLLVVAGLTFWIYLVKGTEGAAVPEVLVEDSRHRRERGAGSRQPNTPKMPPDLQERRRRRKIALACEPCRERKARCDGGKPICSTCQRRSLDLEHCVYKTGNARTACSDDYTKTLHERIRKLEQACASHGIDINTLEATEQYDRTPLERRTSLVHNSSPLEAPGIMDQQPVQLPSPCSGVGVGVGVDHSCDARSVTAMGTIFAEDNLDDSLDNVNNDFYGSSSAVSFLKETMKEAYSAMNPLPSRVEPSVLFKNHRQTALVPDRSPFADFNKFLLPPRPFADHLIQVYFRRIHYLYPVFHRPAFEHAYETLWRPSTAVDDAAASNPFHGVGLGCSPGADSRTIVFHAALNSMFALACNHADLTPPEKAKGVEVFILRSRQFFSVDLLEKNNLGVVQTLLLCGLVMQGTPFPDRCWNAIGAACRIAQGLGLHMEASREPGNATLEKEIRRRTWHGCVILDTLVSMTFGRPTTAACFFADDPLPQLQSVTETDFEKVRLQFSSQSLKLSLLLDDILWRMYQPWKNRHRDGRLRGSRADETASLDAIVELDAQLDDFETSVPYFLSWLSSSPSEGIAAEDQQTIAIQKNVLNARPVLTKLLAGFARPRQEPDVGEPTPRHFPDKGLRAPFTTECARVCVDAASRLIALVDSSCKADTTGAWWWNSLCEEAPKQTALDACAAGLVLIICRMYPPLWARLDHTAIAASWERCQGILDSIANVSISARKSLDLLRKIDGAVTKLLTVRGAPLFEEQIEPSLCADMTGGYFFSGEIDVSNFLDPDPMSFFRGWEMADDESRNP, translated from the exons ATGACGACTCTGCTTAGAAACTTGACGATAGACACGCTCGCTGCGGCGCTCCGCGGAACCATACTCAACCCTGGGCTCACCGCCTCGGTGGCAGCAGCGGTTACTTGGCTGTTAGAACCCGGCACGTTCGGTTCCCGTGGATTGCACGCAAGCCTTTTTCAACTTGGCCTGGCGGCATGGGTTCTTACGGCGGCCGGCCTGGTTCTGCGGCTCCACGAGCAGCTGAACATGTGGACCGCCAACAATTGGACAAGAGACAGCACCTGGGACTGGGACAAGGAGATCGTGCTCATCACCGGAGCCAGTAGCGGTATCGGCGCCACCATGGCTCAGCAACTCATAGCCCGGAATCCCCGTACGAAGGTCGTTGTCGTGGACTACGTTCCTCTCACTTGGCAGCCGACACCAAGGTCAGACGTCCGGTACTTCAAGTGCGACCTTAGCGACCAAACCGCCATCAGGGTCCTTTGTGATCGTGTCAGACGCGAAGTGGGAAACCCGACTGTTCTGGTCAACAACGCTGGCCTCTCACGCGGGTTCACGGTGCTGGACGGGACTTATGCGGACGTCGAGCTGACGATCAACACGAACCTGGTCGCCCCGTTTCTGCTGGTCAAGGAGTTTCTCCCGCACATGGTGGAGTCGAATCACGGCCATATCATCCACGTGGGTTCCATGAGCTCGATGATGCCGCCTGCTAGGATCGCCGACTACGCGGCCACGAAGGCCGGCTTGATCGCTCTTCACGAA GCCCTTCAACTAGAACTCAAGTACATCCATCAAGCGCCCAAA ACGGGGCAATCGGCGTTTTTGTTCCCGCTTCTTGAACCGGAGACGGTAGCCCGGCGCCTTGTGGACACCCTCTACAGCGGCCTCGGGAAGACGATATACTTGCCCGGTATCATGCGATACATGGCGATGTTG CGGGGCGGTCCTGAGTGGCTTTTGAAAATATCCAGAGAGCAAACCCAGAAGATCAAGGTTGACTACGTTGGCTATCAAAAG GAGTACAATATTCCACTTGGCAAAATTGTGTTGCATGTTTCCAGACGTGATCTGAAGCGTAATAAATGGGAACGAAAGCTGTCGGGACTTTTCTCTGACGAGAAGCACAAGCACACGCACACGCCTCGCCGCTGGCGAGACTCAAAGGGG TCTACCGAGACCAGCAGGGCTGGGAAGGTCAGTTACAGCCAGTTTGCCTGCATCGGAAGCGGGTTCGCAGCCATTGGCCTGGGTGCACAGTTGAAGCGATGGTACGGCATCGAGAACGTTCAGTTCTTCGAGCGGCATCACCGGCTGGGTGGGACGTGGTTCATCAATCGATACCCAG GGTGTGCCTGCGATGTCCCCAGTGTGCTGTACAGTTTCTCCTTCGAGCCTAATCCCAACTGGACAAGAGTCTTGCCGACCTACTTTGAACTCTGGTCTTACCTCAACAGAGTCGCTCACAAATATGACCTAGTCAGGAAGATGGCTTTCGATGCTCTGGTCGAACGGTGCGAATGGATCGAAGAGCGAGCCAGGTGGCGTATGACTATTCGCCATCTAAAGTCCGGGGCAATATACTTCCACGAGTGTCAGTTCCTGTTCGCCGGGACAGGTGCCCTGGTCACCCCGCGAGAGATCGACGTGCCCGGCGCAGATACCTTCAAGGGTGTCATCTCACACACTGGCCGCTGGAAGCCGGAAATCAACGTCgaggggaagagggtggTTCTCTTTGGCAACGGCTGTACGGCGGCACAGGTTGTCCCCTCCATCCTGCATAAGACCCAGTCCTTGACACAGATCGTACGATCGAAGCATTGGATCTTTCCACCCATCGATGCAAAGATACCGGACTGGGTCCGGCTCGGACTGAACCGCATCCCCGGCATGACAACTCTTCAACGgttcatcgtcttcgtcgcaGCGGAGTACTCCCTCCTGGGATTCCCGTTGACCGAGGCAGGAAAGCGGTTCAGAGCGCAGCAGCAAAAGATCACGGAGGGATACATGCGTGCCACGGCCCCTACAAAGTATCACGACTTACTAATCCCTGACTTTGAAGTCGGCTGCAAGCGGCGAATCTTCGACTCTGGGTATCTAAAGAGCCTCCATGCCGACAACATGACTCTGACCAACGAGAAACCATTGGAGATCGTACCGGAAGGCGTGAGGACAGAGAAGCGACtgatcgaggccgacgtgATTATCTTGGCGAACGGCTACCACACCAACGAGTTCGCGGCTGGCGTGGAAGTTGTCGGGCGCGGTGGCGAGACCATGCAGAGCCACTGGGAGTCCTTCGGCGGACCAGAGGCGTACAATTGCTCAGCGCTGAGCGGGTTCCCCAACTTCATCCTGCTCTTGG GCCCTAATGCTGCGACAGGACACACATCGTCCATCATGGCTTTGGAGAACTCCATCAACTACGCACTGCGTGTTCTCAAGCCGGCGCTAGAAGGCCGCGCGAGCACGGTCGACCTGAAGCGCGAGGCGGAGCAGGCCTATTCTGATACGATCCAAGCCGCGCTCCAGAACACGGTGTGGAATTCCGGCTGCCAAAGTTGGTACCTCATTGAATCGGGCAAGGGTTCCAAGACGTGGAACGCCATGAGCTACCCTTACTCGCAAGCGTATTTCTGGTATCGCTGCCTCTTTCCCGTCTGGTCAGACTGGGACTATGGT GGACCGGCCACCATGGCTTCATCAATCCGAAAACGATGGTCTGATGTCTGgtttcttgttcttcttgtgGTGGCCGGCCTGACGTTTTGGATTTACTTGGTCAAGGGCACTGAAGGTGCGGCAGT GCCTGAGGTGCTGGTCGAG GActctcgacatcgacgcgAACGTGGTGCCGGGTCAAGACAACCCAACACTCCAAAAATGCCACCTGATCTACAGGAGCGTCGAAGGCGTCGCAAGATTGCTCTGGCCTGTGAGCCGTGTCGAGAGCGTAAAGCCCGTTGTGATGGCGGCAAGCCCATTTGCTCAACGTGCCAGCGCAGGTCGCTGGACCTAGAGCACTGCGTCTACAAGACGGGCAATGCGAGGACTGCATGTAGTGATGA CTACACCAAGACCCTCCATGAGCGCATCCGCAAGCTAGAGCAAGCATGCGCGTCCCACGGCATTGACATCAACACACTGGAGGCAACTGAACAATACGATCGGACTCCGTTAGAAAGGCGGACCTCTTTAGTCCACAATTCCAGCCCGTTGGAAGCCCCAGGAATCATGGACCAGCAGCCAGTCCAGCTCCCATCGCCATGTTccggcgttggcgtcggcgtcggtgtcgaTCACTCCTGCGATGCTAGAAGTGTGACAGCTATGGGCACCATATTCGCCGAAGACAACCTCGATGACTCCCTCGACAACGTGAATAATGATTTCTATGGCAGCTCCTCGGCTGTGTCGTTCCTGAAAGAAACCATGAAGGAAGCTTACAGTGCGATGAACCCTCTTCCGTCGAGAGTCGAACCATCTGTCCTATTCAAAAACCACCGACAGACCGCGCTTGTTCCCGATCGATCCCCATTCGCCGACTTCAACAAGTTCCTCCTTCCGCCCCGGCCATTCGCCGACCATCTCATTCAAGTCTACTTTCGCCGAATACACTACCTCTACCCAGTCTTCCACAGACCAGCTTTCGAGCATGCGTACGAGACCCTCTGGCGGCCCTCCACGGCTGtggatgatgctgctgcctcGAATCCTTTCCACGGCGTTGGCCTGGGGTGTTCCCCCGGTGCAGACTCCCGGACCATTGTTTTCCACGCGGCGCTCAATTCAATGTTTGCCCTCGCGTGCAACCACGCGGACTTGACGCCACCCGAAaaggccaagggcgtcgaggttTTCATACTCCGAAGCAGGCAGTTTTTCAGTGTTGATCTGCTGGAAAAGAACAACCTCGGCGTTGTGCAAACGTTGCTGTTGTGTGGTCTCGTGATGCAAGGGACCCCTTTTCCGGACCGATGCTGGAACGCCATCGGAGCAGCGTGCCGCATTGCCCAAGGACTCGGTCTTCACATGGAGGCGTCTCGTGAGCCTGGGAACGCCAcgctggagaaggagattCGGCGGCGGACTTGGCACGGGTGTGTCATCCTGGATAC GCTCGTGAGTATGACATTTGGCCGCCCCACCACGGCCGCTTGTTTTTTTGCAGACGACCCATTGCCCCAACTACAGTCTGTGACGGAAACAGACTTCGAGAAAGTAAGACTACAGTTCAGCTCGCAAAGCCTCAAGTTGAGTCTATTACTTGACGACATACTGTGGAGGATGTACCAACCATGGAAAAAtcgccaccgagacggaaGACTACGCGGCTCCAGAGCAGACGAGACTGCTagcctcgacgccatcgtcgagctcgatgcTCAGCTAGATGACTTTGAGACATCAGTACCGTACTTCTTGTCATGGCtttcttcctcgccgtcggaAGGCATAGCGGCAGAAGACCAACAGACCATTGCAATCCAGAAGAACGTGCTTAACGCCAG GCCGGTTCTGACCAAACTCTTGGCCGGCTTCGCTAGACCTCGCCAGGAACCTGATGTCGGCGAGCCTACACCAAGGCATTTCCCTGATAAGGGTCTTAGAGCCCCTTTCACTACCGAGTGCGCTAGAGTATGCGTAGACGCAGCTTCTCGGCTCATCGCCTTGGTAGATTCTTCATGCAAGGCCGACACAACAGGAGCATGGTGGTGGAACAGCTTGTGTGAGGAAGCCCCCAAGCAAACAGCTCTCG ATGCCTGTGCTGCTGGTTTAGTTCTCATCATCTGTCGCATGTACCCACCCCTTTGGGCGCGACTAGATCACACGGCCATCGCGGCCTCCTGGGAGAGATGCCAGGGAATCCTGGACAGCATTGCCAATGTCAGCATCTCTGCTCGCAAGTCGCTGGACCTGCTCCGCAAGATTGATGGCGCTGTCACAAAACTACTGACAG TGAGAGGAGCACCACTGTTTGAGGAACAGATTGAACCCAGTCTATGTGCCGACATGACGGGGGGCTATTTCTTTTCAGGCGAAATTGATGTGTCGAACTTCTTGGACCCTGACCCCATGTCTTTCTTTCGCGGGTGGGAGATGGCAGACGACGAGTCTAGAAACCCGTGA
- a CDS encoding Protein-S-isoprenylcysteine O-methyltransferase: MAESPPADNGSIVGRVRSASISVMNANPQLGMWQAAGTAIAQAPNLTELRDPDSGGDNIAFTAQGHSARYAIQEPQGDLALVRPAVGRRASTFSNNAQPGFRNVFGDKSENIREAEEPSAPADTSDDVRPGTHESLLPSDGQQLRRRQSLYQKHMANEKAPWKTTINNGLKAFWKFFLTPSGFIITIYCLNIVAMLFFLLLKAAPAMNYPTADDDNSPRKKWLEISSQILNALFCVTGFGLAPWRFRDLYLYVRAVNFRNQAAMLRLAAQNKGWFRPPAWAADAEKAPETFTGQVAPPTPLWKLGFTIWMMVLNTFLQAVLCYFMWGYNRLDRPAWATGTFIGLGCGVAMLAGLMSWWEGRKVKKVEGPEVRIIQEV, from the exons ATGGCTGAATCACCACCCGCCGACAATGGCAGCATCGTCGGCCGCGTCAGGAGCGCCTCCATCTCCGTCATGAACGCGAACCCTCAATTGGGCATGTGGCAGGCCGCCGGCACGGCAATCGCCCAGGCGCCCAACCTCACCGAGCTCCGCGACCCGGACTCGGGCGGCGACAACATCGCCTTCACGGCGCAGGGCCACTCGGCGCGCTACGCCATCCAGGAGCCCCAGGGCGACCTCGCGCTCGTCAGGCCCGCCGTGGGCCGGCGCGCGTCGACCTTCTCTAACAACGCGCAGCCCGGGTTCCGCAACGTCTTCGGCGACAAGTCCGAGAACATCcgggaggccgaggagccgtccgcgccggccgACACATCGGACGACGTCCGGCCCGGGACGCACGAGAGCCTGCTGCCGAGCGACGGCCAGCAgctccgccggcggcagaGCCTGTACCAGAAGCACATGGCCAACGAAAAGGCCCCGTGGAAGACGACCATCAACAACGGCCTGAAGGCGTTTTGGAAGTTCTTCCTCACGCCCTCCGgcttcatcatcaccatTTACTGCCTGAACATCGTC GCcatgctcttcttcctccttctcaagGCCGCCCCGGCGATGAACTACcccaccgccgacgatgacaacTCGCCCCGGAAGAAGTGGCTCGAGATCTCCAGCCAGATCCTCAACGCCCTCTTCTGCGTCACGggcttcggcctcgccccGTGGCGCTTCCGCGACCTGTACCTCTACGTCCGGGCCGTCAACTTCCGGAACCAGGCCGCCATGCTCAGGCTCGCCGCGCAGAACAAGGGCTGGTTCAGGCCGCCCGCGtgggccgccgacgccgagaaggcccCCGAGACCTTCACGGGCCAGgtcgcgccgccgacgccgctctGGAAGCTCGGCTTCACCATCTGGATGATGGTCCTCAACACCTTCCTGCAGGCCGTCCTGTGCTACTTCATGTGGGGATACAACCGGCTTGACCGACCT GCATGGGCGACTGGCACATTCATCGGTTTGGGATGCGGTGTAGCCATGCTTGCGGGTCTGATGTCTTGGTGGGAGGGGCGGAAGGTCAAGAAGGTCGAAGGCCCAGAGGTGAGGATTATCCAAGAGGTATAA
- a CDS encoding Alpha/beta hydrolase yields the protein MTSPQTTLGPFGVLGLIFRLPVGTSRSHRVYPDPGPSLMHMCTALVLFLSILLRGLPLAIRRGISVRLWLLSAQYRLVLGYLEPREIQYLAAPARQVYPQWIAKQRAKVSRLGNVGALDRLGGDVEPLKEAGANIMWLGDRRKATKVVLFFHGGGYVAPVGLGHLTWCWNCYVDDGPGAKDEVAVAVLEYTLCPGARYPTQLRQAVAALNHLLRSGIAPADLVIGGDSAGGNLACQVLNHILHPHPEVETVRLSGPLAGVFMVSPLLTFRTDTASFRDNHRVDMLSAATVSKANRYIFPADFAKKKASNPHQPMPLDGDLEWFGEIQAVSKSIYITAGAQEVFRDDIRAFAEAVRRRNPDLDFKLDVAANEVHDSILLEGVFDVVGDATKRMRQWASKCLA from the coding sequence ATGACTTCGCCGCAGACCACATTGGGCCCCTTTGGAGTGCTAGGGCTGATCTTCCGCCTGCCCGTCGGTACGTCTAGATCGCATCGCGTTTATCCTGACCCGGGCCCTTCACTCATGCATATGTGCACAGCCTTGGTTCTATTCCTCTCAATCCTGTTACGCGGGCTCCCACTCGCCATCCGTCGCGGAATCTCAGTCAGGCTCTGGCTCTTAAGCGCCCAATATCGCCTTGTCCTGGGCTACTTGGAACCCCGCGAGATACAATACCTCGCGGCCCCTGCCCGACAGGTTTATCCGCAATGGATCGCAAAGCaaagggccaaggtctcTCGTCTGGGCAACGTCGGTGCCCTCGATCGACTGGGCGGAGACGTCGAACCACTCAAAGAAGCGGGCGCCAACATCATGTGGCTCGGAGACCGCAGGAAGGCCACAAAAGTCGTGCTCTTCTTCCACGGAGGCGGATATGTCGCCCCCGTCGGCTTGGGTCACCTCACCTGGTGCTGGAACTGCTACGTTGACGACGGACCCGGTGCGAAGGACGAGGTGGCcgttgccgtcctcgagtATACTCTGTGCCCCGGGGCCAGGTACCCGACGCAGCTGCGGCAGGCCGTTGCTGCGCTAAACCACCTTCTAAGATCCGGCATTGCGCCCGCCGATTTAGTGATCGGGGGGGACTCGGCCGGTGGCAACCTGGCCTGCCAGGTGCTCAATCACATCCTTCACCCGCACCCCGAGGTTGAGACCGTCCGCCTCTCGGGCCCGCTGGCCGGCGTGTTCATGGTCTCGCCCTTGCTCACCTTCCGGACGGACACTGCTTCTTTCCGCGACAACCACCGCGTGGACATGCTCTCGGCCGCCACCGTCTCCAAGGCAAATCGGTACATCTTCCCCGCCGACTTCGCGAAGAAAAAGGCCTCGAACCCGCACCAACCCATGCCGCTggacggcgacctcgagtGGTTCGGCGAAATCCAGGCCGTCAGCAAGTCGATCTACATTACCGCCGGCGCGCAGGAGGTGTTCCGAGACGATATCAGGGCGTTTGCCGAGGCCGTGAGACGGCGGAACCCGGACCTGGATTTCAAGctggacgtcgccgccaacgaggtCCACGATTCCATATTGCTCGAGGGGGTGTTCGACGTAGTAGGGGATGCTACGAAAAGGATGAGGCAGTGGGCTTCGAAATGTCTTGCGTGA